A genomic segment from Nodularia sphaerocarpa UHCC 0038 encodes:
- a CDS encoding glycosyltransferase family 2 protein gives MSTHISSTPLVSFTVTAYNTEKYIAECLDSIFTQQGNYNFEVVVVDDASTDGTEQVVRSYTDSRLRYIRHTKNKGAFATVNRGFEEARGQFVTRIDSDDRYRSDFLLTVVPILQKYPQVGLVYGDIAMIDPQGKITAPGGNVERQNLPTLGNELIPLLEKNYLPAPTTIARKEAWAEGLPVPPRFDFCDWYLSTSIAKKWDFYYCDQVLADYRVHPQNSHRSMILDKTGESIIFKVLEQVFKEPERQDEKKKAKARIYGSNYLTLSNQYFGCKMLDDARRCYLKAIQYQPHLGLQPDILIHLLGTFVGMSKYEKIKIIAKQFLAGKKHQL, from the coding sequence ATGTCAACTCATATTTCATCAACTCCCTTAGTCAGTTTTACAGTAACCGCATATAATACGGAGAAATATATTGCTGAATGCCTTGATAGTATATTTACCCAACAAGGCAATTATAATTTTGAAGTTGTAGTTGTTGATGATGCCTCTACAGATGGCACTGAACAAGTAGTCCGTTCTTATACTGATTCTCGACTTCGATATATTCGACACACCAAGAATAAAGGAGCTTTTGCAACCGTCAATCGAGGTTTTGAAGAAGCTAGAGGTCAATTTGTGACGAGAATTGACTCAGATGATCGCTATCGATCTGATTTCTTGTTAACTGTTGTTCCTATCTTACAAAAGTATCCTCAAGTAGGGTTAGTATACGGTGATATAGCCATGATTGATCCGCAAGGCAAAATTACTGCTCCTGGAGGGAATGTAGAGCGTCAAAATCTGCCAACACTGGGAAATGAATTGATTCCGTTGTTAGAAAAAAATTATTTACCAGCACCAACAACCATCGCCAGAAAGGAAGCATGGGCAGAAGGTTTACCTGTACCACCTAGATTTGATTTTTGTGATTGGTATCTTTCAACTAGCATAGCTAAGAAATGGGATTTTTATTACTGTGATCAAGTCTTAGCAGATTATCGTGTTCATCCTCAAAATTCTCACCGATCTATGATTCTCGATAAAACAGGGGAGTCAATCATATTTAAAGTCTTGGAACAAGTATTTAAGGAGCCTGAACGCCAAGATGAGAAAAAAAAAGCAAAAGCAAGAATTTACGGTAGTAACTATCTCACACTATCTAATCAATACTTTGGCTGTAAAATGTTAGATGACGCACGTCGTTGTTATTTGAAAGCAATTCAATATCAACCTCATTTGGGATTGCAACCAGATATTTTAATACATTTATTGGGAACATTTGTAGGGATGAGTAAATATGAAAAAATAAAAATCATTGCCAAACAATTCTTAGCAGGGAAAAAACATCAGCTATGA
- a CDS encoding FkbM family methyltransferase, protein MTAINTQRFLKETAYLLHIIIAKSKLLSEIYIHILSKILKSIPDSRIKQQVLNSINSIEWKQLDLKAQSISIGTDIKFKIIPHLQEFDSQSLFSKKICYEAEVFDYLDKNIKDFDTIIEVGANVGIFTLYFYQSFLKYGKNIKIFAFEPSKEAYLRLLKNLHINEANSIQTYNCAVGDKTGFFDFFEPQGHLTNGSLNEEFAYLFSNKVSHNKALVIKGDYLSHMVGEGHTYGVRVASRKERSYRTLVKIDVEGAEFEVLSGMKEFILVQKPTLIIEILSTYEDKLNKLNFLHDNYDLYNLTEDGLIQHFKFESTKFRDYVLLPKQEAMR, encoded by the coding sequence ATGACCGCCATCAATACTCAAAGATTTCTAAAAGAAACAGCGTATTTGTTACACATTATTATAGCAAAATCCAAACTCTTATCAGAAATATATATTCATATATTGAGTAAAATTCTCAAATCTATTCCTGATAGCAGAATCAAACAACAAGTATTAAATAGTATTAATTCAATTGAATGGAAACAACTCGATTTAAAAGCACAATCAATTTCCATAGGAACAGATATAAAATTTAAAATAATTCCTCATCTTCAAGAATTTGATAGTCAATCTTTGTTTTCAAAAAAAATATGTTACGAAGCAGAAGTTTTTGATTATTTAGATAAAAATATCAAAGATTTTGATACTATTATTGAAGTAGGGGCTAATGTTGGTATATTTACTCTTTATTTTTATCAATCTTTCTTAAAATACGGTAAGAATATAAAAATATTTGCCTTTGAGCCTTCTAAAGAAGCTTATTTAAGACTATTGAAAAACTTACATATCAACGAAGCAAATTCAATCCAAACTTATAATTGTGCAGTTGGTGATAAAACTGGATTTTTTGATTTTTTTGAACCACAAGGTCATCTTACTAATGGCTCTCTTAATGAAGAATTTGCTTATTTATTCTCTAACAAAGTTAGTCATAATAAAGCTTTAGTAATTAAGGGAGATTATTTATCTCACATGGTTGGTGAAGGCCATACCTACGGCGTTCGCGTAGCGTCTCGGAAAGAGCGAAGCTATCGCACTCTGGTAAAAATAGATGTGGAAGGCGCAGAGTTTGAAGTTTTGTCAGGAATGAAAGAATTTATTCTTGTTCAAAAGCCGACACTAATAATTGAAATCTTAAGTACATACGAAGACAAATTAAATAAATTAAATTTTTTGCATGATAACTATGATTTATATAATCTTACAGAAGATGGATTAATTCAACATTTTAAATTTGAGTCCACTAAATTCAGAGATTATGTTTTATTACCAAAACAAGAAGCCATGAGATGA
- a CDS encoding aminotransferase class I/II-fold pyridoxal phosphate-dependent enzyme, producing the protein MLKTQLEDLAIFGADPAFAEKLHVGRPNIGDRDLFLKHVNTILDNRWLSNNGPFVQQLEQELAKFLGVKHCIPTCNGTVALEIAIRACGLKGEVIVPSFTFIATPHALQWQEITPVFCDIDPETHLIDPEKVEALITPRTTGILAVHLWGQPCNVEALTGIAKRHNLKLLFDASHAFACSYDDQMIGGFGNAEVFSFHATKFFNTLEGGAIATNDDELAAKIRLMKNFGFSGYENVIYIGTNGKMNEVSAAMGLTSLKNMAQTIEINQRNYHLYKQGLEGISALRFLAYVESEKFNYQYIVCELNTDITQFSRDQFIEILWAENILARRYFHPGCHRMEPYRSYFPHAGLLLPHTERVTDRVFLLPTGQTINPLMIEEICELINLILTNSQDIISKLKHSGHVNSYFINSLSQFYSNRI; encoded by the coding sequence GTGTTAAAAACTCAACTAGAAGATTTAGCAATATTTGGTGCCGATCCTGCTTTTGCTGAAAAATTACACGTTGGTCGTCCTAACATTGGCGATCGCGATCTATTTCTCAAACACGTGAATACAATTTTAGATAACCGTTGGCTATCTAATAATGGTCCTTTTGTTCAGCAATTAGAACAAGAACTAGCTAAATTTCTAGGTGTGAAACACTGTATTCCTACTTGTAATGGGACGGTTGCTTTAGAGATTGCTATTAGAGCTTGTGGACTCAAAGGTGAGGTTATTGTTCCTTCATTTACTTTTATAGCTACTCCTCATGCTTTACAATGGCAAGAAATTACACCCGTTTTCTGTGATATTGACCCAGAAACTCATCTAATTGATCCAGAAAAAGTGGAGGCTTTGATCACACCTCGCACAACTGGAATTTTAGCAGTTCATCTTTGGGGACAACCTTGTAATGTTGAAGCACTTACAGGTATTGCCAAACGTCATAACTTAAAACTATTATTTGATGCTTCTCACGCTTTTGCCTGTTCTTATGACGATCAAATGATCGGTGGATTTGGTAATGCAGAAGTTTTTAGTTTTCATGCAACTAAATTTTTCAATACCCTAGAAGGGGGAGCCATTGCTACTAATGATGACGAACTAGCAGCCAAAATTCGCTTGATGAAAAATTTTGGCTTTTCAGGCTATGAAAATGTCATTTATATCGGTACTAATGGCAAAATGAATGAAGTCAGTGCCGCTATGGGGTTAACTTCTCTAAAAAATATGGCACAGACAATAGAAATCAATCAAAGAAATTATCATCTTTATAAACAAGGCTTAGAGGGAATTTCTGCTCTCCGGTTTTTAGCTTATGTTGAATCTGAAAAATTTAATTATCAATATATTGTTTGTGAGTTAAATACAGATATTACTCAATTTAGCCGCGATCAATTTATTGAAATACTATGGGCAGAAAATATTTTGGCTAGGCGTTATTTTCATCCTGGCTGCCACAGAATGGAACCTTATCGCTCTTATTTTCCTCATGCTGGGTTATTATTACCCCATACAGAAAGGGTTACTGACCGAGTGTTTTTATTACCTACTGGTCAAACTATCAACCCATTAATGATAGAGGAAATTTGTGAACTGATTAATCTAATTTTAACTAACAGTCAAGACATCATATCTAAACTAAAACACAGCGGTCATGTCAACTCATATTTCATCAACTCCCTTAGTCAGTTTTACAGTAACCGCATATAA
- a CDS encoding aldo/keto reductase: protein MDKLPGEITVSALRYLFHHPQVEVVIPGMRSPSQVTANLQAVQLGALDPVLIEKIKEFVPDVRLH, encoded by the coding sequence TTGGATAAATTACCTGGTGAAATAACTGTTTCAGCATTAAGATATCTTTTTCACCATCCTCAAGTTGAGGTAGTTATTCCGGGTATGAGAAGCCCTAGTCAAGTTACAGCTAATTTACAAGCTGTGCAGCTAGGTGCATTAGACCCGGTACTCATCGAAAAAATTAAGGAATTCGTTCCTGATGTTCGCTTACATTGA